TTGGTGTCACCAAAGGCTTCGTTCATACGAGTCTCAAAGAAGCGCTGCAGGCCAATGATGGACTGCACGTCGGCCTTGTCCTGCCGGGCAAATTACAGTGGATGGGTCCTAGGTCGCCCACCTCtctgcccccagcctcccctccccaacccatccccaccccaacAGGCTCACCTCTGTCAGCTTGTTGAACTGCTTGAACATGCGGCCCACATCCTGGGCAAACTCCTGGGGGGAGCTGTAGGGGGGCGACAACTTCTCCTGGAGACGGGCTCGAATCAGCGTCAAGTCCAGGGTGCCGCCGGGCTGATCCTTGAAGCAGAGCCCACAGGCTGAAGGTGAGGCCAAACAGCCCCtgcacctcccaccctcccaagtCCCAGAACTCACCAGGGAGAAGGTAGAGTCAGTAGCCAGCTGGTGCAGGGGCCGGCACGGCTCATGGCAGAAGAGGGCCAGCAGGACGCGCTCACACTTCTGCAGGCATTACGTGAACATCAGAGTCATAGGGGACTTGGGGTGCTGCGGGCCAAACCAAGGGAGTGGGCCCCACCCTCACCTGCTGGTTGGCTGGCGAGAGCTTGGCCACCACACCAGTGCTGTCACCCCCATCCAGGTTTAGGCTGCCATCCTCCTCCTTCAGGTCGGGCAGCACGTGGCAGAGAGAGCAGCTCCACTCCTCCCTGGAGGGAACAGGCTGTGAGAGGCTGCACGGGACCTGGCCCAGCCCTCCACCCTACAGACCCCGCACAGCCTCGCACCCTGGCACATCCTGCAGGGCAGGCAGGTGGCAATCCAGGTGGAAGCAGAATTCGCACTGGTTGCACATGACCAGGTCACCTGGCTTCTGGCAGACACGGCAGATGGTGGCACTGTCATCCAGGGCACCTGGGCCACCAGCTGGAGCCGAGGTGCCCTCTGGAGCCACCACCTCCAGGCCTGAGCTGGTGCTGCCACTGGGTGAAGCCAGGCGGGGGCCCTCGGCGCCGGGGCCCTCCGCCAGGGCCATCAACACAGGTTTGGTCTCGGGGCCCTCAGTGGCGGCAGGCGGGGCTCCAATGGcagcctctgtttcttcctccTGCAAGGAGGTGAGGGGTGTTCAGTGGGGTGCCGGCCTGCGCAGCAGATCTTCATTTCCCAGCCACAGTCACTTGGGCAGGCTCACCTTGACGATGGCCATGCCAGGCAGGGGCGGGGCGCCAGGGGCCCCGGGGGGCGCAGTCCCAGGCTGTCCAGCAGCAACAGCTGCAGCACCTCGCTCGATGACGATGAGGTTGTAATCCTCAGTGGTGCTGCCTGGGAAGACCTTGAAAACTGGTGGCTGGCTGTCAGCCGTGAGATCCAAGTCCAGGCGTTCGAGGCTCACCCGTGGCACCTTACGCATGAGGCCACTCACCTCACCATCACTTGAGCGGGACCTGTGGGTGTGGCTTGGTGTGAGCACCCCGCCCCTACGGCCACCCCCCGTCCCTGTAACCACCAAAGAGCAGCCACACTCACCGCTTCACCCCTGACACGTGGGGCTCTGCACTCGAGTAAGGGTCATCTGCTCGGAACACAGAAAACAGGTTGGGGTGGACATAGGACACTGCAGCTCTCCCACctactgggggcggggggggggggggcagaatcACTCACCTGACCCGAAGCCATAGCCTTCCTGCACCTCCATGGGCTGTGGGCAGAGCAAGTGGACCTCAGTAGACAAGCATCCCACAGGCCCCCGTGCCTCTTTCCTCCCACTACGGTCCCCTCTCTGGCTCACCTGGCTGCTGCCAGAGCCCTGCTTGCTCAAAGGCCCTGGAGCCCGAGGAGGGGCCATGGGTGCGGGGCCTGTGGAGTTGGTGCCAGGACGCTCTGCCACGATCTTGCCTGCGGTAAAGAAATAGAACAGTAGAAGAAAATGCAGGGCCTGGGATGGCAGGGTACAGCAAGAGAAGGACAAAAACCCACCAAAGGCCTCTGCACTCTTGGTCCAGGCATTGAGGTCCCACTGGAACTTCATCTCGCCGTGTGGCTCCACGGGGTCCACGATCATCTTGAGGGCCCGGTGCAGCTGGAAGTAGATCTGGGGGTGGGCGGCACATGAGCGCACGGGCAGTGAACGGGGCTCCCAGCCCTGGGGGGCGCCCGCCAGCACACACCAGCTTCTTGGAGAGGAGCAGGGCGGTGTTGTTGTCGCTTTCCAGAGCCCACGAGGCGAAGCGCAGGATGTGCTCCTGGTGCTTCTGGATCTTGGTCATGGTCCAGTGCTGGCGCTCCAGGCGCTCCTGCTGCCCCTCAGTCACCTTCTGCAGGGGGGGTCGGGGGGCTCAGGGCGCACAGAGCACTGCCTCTCCCCACCCGCGGAGGGCAGCAGCAGCCAGCGGAGGGCGCTGGACCCCAGGACGATTCCACCAGAGGCAGTGAGCTGCCAGCGGAAAAGGACCACGCGGGGGGTACCTGGGCGTCGTTAACCAACACACGGCCCCGCTTGTTCAGTTCCTTCATGATCTGCAGGATGGCCATCTTCACGTCCACCTGCACACGCTTCTGTACGTCAGACACCTGGCGGATCCTGGGTACCAGAGTGGGTGAGGTCAGGGCCACTCAGGCAGGTGCTCACCTAgggccaccccccacccacccaccccagcacAGCACGGGCATCCATACTTACGAGCTGCGAACCTCCTTGGTGTTCTTCTGCAATGTCGCATGCTTGTCCCCGAGGCGCTTCACCAGTGAAGCCAGGAGCTTGCGCTGGTTCCTCACAGCATCCTCCAGGAACTGGTACCTGAGGGCAGATAGAGGTGGGCCCAGGCGCCCAGCACAGGAACAGGCAGCACCCACCCACCAAGCCTCAGGACTCACTGGTGGTCCTTGTGGGCGTTGAGCTGGCAGTCCCGGCAGGTAAGGGTGTCGCAACTCTCGCAAAACAGCACAAGGGGCTCATGCTTGTGCACGTTGCAATACACCGTGCGCTCACCGTCCCTCGACTTGGCTGGTCCTGGGGAATGGGATCTATGAAGCGGGAGCTCATCCTCACCACCTCCAACTCGAGGAGCAGACAGAGATCAGGGCCTCACTTCCTGCCTGTCCCTCACCCCTGGGCTATCTGCCGGAAGAACCCTGTGGGCCTACAGCAGTGGACAGGGAAGAGCCTAGATCCTTGCTCTCAAAACCCTCTGCCCTCAGCCTGACCAAGAGAATCACACCCCTCTCCTTTCAGCTTCTGGAGGTGACAACTTAAAGGATAAGACTGACAGCCTCTGCCAGGAGAGACCTCCCCGCTGTTCCCTCTACTGAAACTTCCTCCAGGTGGACACTCAAGAAAGCTCCTCCACCTCtgaacccctgcccccacccgccACTGGGCTCCCTTTCTCCTCCACTCACAGAAGATTCTGTCCAGCAGGCGAGGGGATTCTGGCTACTGTGGCAGCCCAGCACACACAACATTTGCTTTTTGgctcagaaaaaaagcaaatcagGGCTTAAAGAGACGGTCAGATACATTTTTCTCATAAGCCATGCCTGGTgacctcccctctcttctctggTAAAATGAGACCACACCACCTTCACAACCCACAGGGGAAGCTACAAAACCTTCTCAGGCTGGAGAGATGCGCTATCAGACCAGGACCCTCAGAGAGATGCCAGGCCCCTGTGCTGGGAAAAGGGTCCTGTTGCTCAGAGCAACACTCCCCAGAGACTTAACGCACCATGTTgaccccccagccctccccagagGCTGCTGCCACTAGAAAACCTCCCCAATCCCTACCGTGTCTCATTACTACGCCAGCCCAGCGTGAGAGACAGGAACATTCTGATACAAATAAGCTGAGCCTCAGCTCCTCTAAATATTGCCCACTCTTGCACCCTGACCTTTGCCTGGAACCCAGGACCCCCTGGAGACCCCGCCCTTCTCTCCTGGCTCCTCGTGCCCCACAGGAACCACCTCCACCCAAGCTTTCCCATCAAAACTGTCCTCTGGGTGGCGGAGCCACAGCGTAACTACCAAAACGCCACTGATGGGGAGTTCTGGGTCAAAAACCAAGCGCAAGCCCCTCTCCATAGCACTTCCAGCACATTCACAGAAAGTCTGGAAACACCGAGCTAGGCTGTGAAATATCTGTGACTCAATGATAAGAACACTTCCAGCACTCACTGGTCAGTGACAGTCTGCTAACCCTACCAGCTTGTTAAGACACAAGGTCCAAAGACCTCACTTTTCCCTACAGAGGCTTAAAACAGGTGCCAAGGAACCTCTGGTCCAGGAGGTTCCTCACATCATTCCCCAAACACCCTGCATTTCCCTATCCATACATGCCGATCTCTGTACCATTAGAGGCCTATCCcctgcctgggggggggggggggggggggttccctgATGAGCTTTCTCAAGCCCTCTATCCACCCGCTGCCGCACCAGGAGATCCCCTGTGAACTCCCCCTACTCCCTGCCTGTGGCTTTTCCCCTGCCACTGGACCTGCAGACACTGCCCACCAGAGCCCCAGCCTCCCCCCTTTTGAGTTCTGCCCTCAGGCCCTTCAGTTGGTACCCCGCAGAGAAACTCCCTGAGACCCTTCCACTGCAACTACCATCACAAGCAACGAAAGACAGATACAGGAGAACAGCAAGGGCAGCCCCCTGCACGCTGCATACCAGTGGAACGCACAGTGTGATCCTTGGTGTACTTCACCCGCTGGTGCGCCTCCACACACGTCTCACACAGCGGCTCAGAGCACTCCACACAGTAACTGGTGGCCGGGGCATTATCCTCACAGCTAGTGCAGCACTGCTGAGCAAAGCAGAGTCAAAAAAGACAACCACCACACAGATCTGCCTTTAAAACCAGGAAACACGACGTGAAGAAAAGTGGGGCCTTTGCTTAGCCTACACAACCTGCCCTAAGCCTTCTACTACGGGGAGAGTAGAGCCTGGAGCTGGTACCACGCTCTGGGCTAGTGACCCCTACTCATGGCCAGAGACCTCCTGGGGGTTGCTTGGGCGAGACATACCTGATTCGCATCCTGGGAATCGGTGGCAGCCTTGCTGCCACTGTCGCGCATGAAGTAATTCTCCACAATATCTTTGGAGAAACACTGCTGCTTACATACTGGACAATCCACCACTACGAAGAACACGAAGAAACAAAACCATTGCATGGTGAGCGCATCCCCCCCACTGGGCCCCAAACTCCATGCCCTGCCAAGCCAAGCCGACCCGACCCTCCCGGAGGAAGAACCAAACCCTTCTTTTACCGAACTTTAAACAGTCGCCCCATCTCAGTGCCCGGCCCACAGCCCACTGCCCACACACGTTCCGGCCACTCTTCGGGTCCCCATCCTCTCGCCCAGACGACCCCCGTCATCGTCACGCTGGGAAGAGACCCCCCCAATCCCCGAGCCTCGTCAGGATCAAAGgctgcggggtgggggaggggcggccccGGCCCCACCGCACTCACCAGCGCCGTCGCCCGCCGCACCTCCGTCCCCCGAGCTGTTGGCGGCGGCAGGCGCCGCGGGCCCGAGGCACGCGCTGCAGGCCGAGTGCAGGCAGGGTAGCAGGCGCGGTTCCCTCTCGGGCCGCAGGCGCTCCCGGCACACGCCGCAGTGCTCCAGCAATTCCAACGCCTCGCCGCCGCCCCCCGCGGGCGACGATGCCGATGCGGAGGCCGCCGCCGAGGCCGAAGCCGAGGCCGTGGCCGAGGAGGCGACGGCGCGCTTCTCGGCGCCCGCCGAGCCCTCGCCCGGGCCCGGGCTGCCGGAGgcggccgctgccgccgccgaggccgccgccgccgccgccgaggcCGCCATTCACACGCCGCCGGGGGCGCCcagggggggaggaggggcgcGGGGCCCGCCGCGCAGGCGCAGACGCACTCGCCGCCAACGGCTGGGCCGCTGCCGCCGCGAGGCCTAGCGCCGCCACGCGCCGCCTAGGTCGCCGCCCGCTGCGCGCGGGGCACTGCCAAGGCCCGGCCGGCCGCTGCCCGCTCTCCTGCCTCCGCCGCCGCCCGCGCTTCCTTTTCAGCGGCGACCAAGACCAGCGCCACGCGGCACGCGAACAACCACTCGACCGCGCGCCCGCTCGCAGAAAGAGCCGCGGTTGGGGGGCGGGACAGAAATAACTGGCGCCGACGCTGTCGCGCACGCGCACTGGGCACCTCGcgcccgggggcggggccgcggcgggccgcggcgggggaggccatGAGTACGCACGCGCCTGAGCGGGCtcctcccacccccgcctccaCCACCCGCAGCGCTGCTCGTGCGGCAGGGGCGGGGCATCTGGTCGCCGCCGCCGCAGCCTGGTCCACCCGCCGGGCTCGCGCCCGATATTGTAGTCCCTGCTCCAGGCCGCTTACTCCGCACGCGCGCCGGCAGTCGGTTCTTGCACCTCGATCCCCGCCCCTTTGGCCGCCTGGGGAGGTCTCCAGTTGCTGCGTCAACTAGCGTTCCCTAGAGGGGGCGGGGCCGAGACCTAGGGAAGATGCTGGGCCGAGGGAGAAGGGCGAAGGGTCCCCATCCCGTGAAGGAAGTACTCTTCTAAACCGGGACGCTGACTTTGGGGTTTTAACCATTTTATTGTTTAACACGAGATACGCTGACACCTGATTAAATCAAATAGATCCCACGGGGTTCAGAACACCGAGACTGAAAATCCCGCGTGGCCCTGCAAGCGCCCCTTGCCATCTTTTAGCCCGCCACTGCGCTGGCCTTGATGCTCTTCAAGCGGGCGGACTGAACCGCAACAGTGGGGAAATTCTGAGGGGGAAGCAGGGTCTGCGTGGGGCGATCCATCTGTGGGCGGAGGCAGGATCTGTAGCGAGGGGAAGCGTGCCTCAGCGGGGAGCAGGATCTGCGTGCGGGGAGGGTGTTCCCGTCTGAGGAAGGACTTAGAGTGTCTGGTGAGAATTCTGTCAGATGGGGGAAGCTGGGCCTGGAGGAGGAATCCTATTCGAGAGAAACACGGTCTTTTTGTGGGAATCCTGTCTGAGGGAGAAGCAGAGTCTGTGAGGAAAATCCTGGCGGTGGGGCAGGGTCCGTGGGGAGAGAGGAGTCCTGTCTGAGCTGAGaaggagggaagcagggcctAAGGCTGGAGCTGGCGGAGGAGGGGTCCTGACGGAGAGGAAAGCAAGATCAGTGGGAGGGGATCCCGTCAGAGGTGGGagtggggcctgggggaggggatccTCTCTGAAGTCACTAGGCACGGAGAATACTTGAGGCATGGGTGCCTTGGAGCCTCTGCCTGGGGTGGGCCTTCGTCCCTGTGCAGGGCTCCTCAGTCCTGCGGTTGCCAGTCCAGGGGGAGGCTTGGGCGGCAGCTGTGAGAGGATGCAGAGAATCTGGAGGGGGCCGGCGCGTCTAGCCCCCAGGCCCTACTCCGCCTCCCGCGGGCTCGACCTTGCAAAAGCTTCAGAGGAGCGGGGCGcagcctcccccaccccagctcccctaGGCGCCCACACGCGGTGTAGGTGGCGGTGGTGGAAGTGCGTCCGGCGCTGCTCTCGTTCCCGGAGGGCCTGGGGGGAACTCGGGCCTATTGTCTCCGCGCCTGCCTTTGTTTCAGCTCGAGTGCGGCCCCCAAATccgggccccgcccctccctgccccgccccttcAGCCGCCGGAGCGCCCACCGCCCGGTCCGCGCGAGGCCCCTCCCCTCCACTGACTGGCCCGCCCCGGCTCAGCCCCTCCCTCAGAGGCCTGGGAGGCAGACCCTCGCCTCCCATCTCCGACAATTGGGAAGGAAAGTTGGTGGCAGGCAGCGCCCAGGTTGAGGTGCGGAATCCTTTAGTGATATTTGTTGAGTACTTTCCATGCCCCCTCCCGCTCTCTGCGCTGGGCCCCAAAATCACCGGGTTGGGTGGGGTAGAGATGATCCATACCTACCCtgcccgcccacccccacccccacccccacccccgtcagACGCGGGGCTGTCGAGGGCCAGACAGTCACAATAAGTAGGTGATGGTAAAGAGTGtaggagtggggcttccctggtggtgcagtggttgagagtccgcctgccgatgcgggggacacaggttcgtgccccggtccgggaggatcccacaggccgcggagcggctggccccgtgggccatggccgctgcgcctgcgcgtccggagcctgtgctccgcaacgggagaggccacaacggtgagaggcccgcgtaacgcaaaaaaaaaaagagtgtaggaGTGGACTTGCCTCGGGGCTGCCCCCAAACACCTGGGGGAAGAACCGTTCAGTGGAgaaacaagtgcaaaggccccgaggcagACAGGCACACCGGGAGGAGTGAGGAAGAGTGGTGGGAGATGCCTAGAGGTTGCTGGACAGCTTGCTGGGGATGGGTTGGGCCCTCGGGTTGCCCCTGGTATTATGGTCCCGTCACTAGACCCTGGCAACTGTTCCAGAACAGCATCCGGGCGGGCAGGTTCACCTGGAAATCAGGCTCAGGCACTCAGGGAGGTGCAAGGGAGCATCCTGGGACTGGCCAAGCCAGAGTGGGCATACAGGAGAGCAAGGCCAGGCCAGAAGCCTTCCTCAGAGGCCCTCTCCAAGGAGCCGGCCTGTCCAGAGGTGAGTGGCAGGACGTGGGCACATGTTGACTCTGCCTCCCAGTGGGCCAGGGTCATCTTATACTCTCATCCCCTCTGTTCCTTGTCCACCCTTTCCAATCCTGGACCACTGGAAACTACAGACAGGGCTCAAGGGGTGAAGCAATGTGTAGGAGGTGCCCGCCAGACCACCATCCCTTGCAGGCACCCGCCTGCAGACAGCCATCCTTACTACCGCTTCACTTCCCAAACTCCGCGTTTGCTCCCGATTCTCCCGCTGACCTCCAGGTGTCACCCCCAAAGCCATTTCCTGGGGAAgccttgtagctgcatcactctgATGATCTCTTTCTCCGTCTTCACAGGTTTCATTTGGGAACTAGGCAGTTGTGATAGTTGTACAACatcatgaatgtacttaatgccactgaattgtatacttacaAAGCGTTGaaatggcaattaaaaaaaaattttttttggctgcgttgggtcttcgttgctgtgtgcggattttctctagttgcggcgagcgggattctcattgcgatggcttcttttattgcggagcacgggctctaggcacgcgagcttcagtagttgtggcacgcggacttcagtagttgtggcttgcaggctcagtagttgtggcccgctggttctagagcgcagggtcaggagttgtggcgcacgggcttagttgctccgaggcatgtgggatcttcctggaccagggctcgaacccatgtcccctacattggcaggaggattcttaaccactgtgccacccgggaagtccctgaaatggcaattttatgtttattttagcacACACATAAAAATCAGATTATGGTGAGTCTGTCCcttctgacctctgacctcaccGCTTGGCTCCAGCCATACAGGCTGACCTGTTgttcccacctcagagcctttgcacttgctgttccttctagACAGAACGTTCTTCCCACCTCCCTTTCTGGCtggctccttctcttccttcacaTTTCAACTAGAGAGAACCACAAGGAAGTGAGCTCCAAACTGTTTACGTCACTGCTGCGTCTGCCATGTCTTGTTCAGGGCCTGCTCCACGGTGGGCACTCAGTTAGTGAGTAAAAGGACAAACAAATGCATGAAGATGATGACTGTCTCTACCCGGCCAGTTTTGTAGCCGACAAGATAACGTTTGAATTCTATTactttttaagcttttttaaaaattgtgttaaaaCTCATGGAATATCAAATCCATCAATTTAGCTATTTTGAAGTGTAAGTTCAGTGGCATTtcatacattcacaatgttgtgcaaccaccagttcatctaattccagaacatttt
Above is a genomic segment from Kogia breviceps isolate mKogBre1 chromosome 18, mKogBre1 haplotype 1, whole genome shotgun sequence containing:
- the TRIM28 gene encoding transcription intermediary factor 1-beta — protein: MAASAAAAAASAAAAAASGSPGPGEGSAGAEKRAVASSATASASASAAASASASSPAGGGGEALELLEHCGVCRERLRPEREPRLLPCLHSACSACLGPAAPAAANSSGDGGAAGDGAVVDCPVCKQQCFSKDIVENYFMRDSGSKAATDSQDANQCCTSCEDNAPATSYCVECSEPLCETCVEAHQRVKYTKDHTVRSTGPAKSRDGERTVYCNVHKHEPLVLFCESCDTLTCRDCQLNAHKDHQYQFLEDAVRNQRKLLASLVKRLGDKHATLQKNTKEVRSSIRQVSDVQKRVQVDVKMAILQIMKELNKRGRVLVNDAQKVTEGQQERLERQHWTMTKIQKHQEHILRFASWALESDNNTALLLSKKLIYFQLHRALKMIVDPVEPHGEMKFQWDLNAWTKSAEAFGKIVAERPGTNSTGPAPMAPPRAPGPLSKQGSGSSQPMEVQEGYGFGSDDPYSSAEPHVSGVKRSRSSDGEVSGLMRKVPRVSLERLDLDLTADSQPPVFKVFPGSTTEDYNLIVIERGAAAVAAGQPGTAPPGAPGAPPLPGMAIVKEEETEAAIGAPPAATEGPETKPVLMALAEGPGAEGPRLASPSGSTSSGLEVVAPEGTSAPAGGPGALDDSATICRVCQKPGDLVMCNQCEFCFHLDCHLPALQDVPGEEWSCSLCHVLPDLKEEDGSLNLDGGDSTGVVAKLSPANQQKCERVLLALFCHEPCRPLHQLATDSTFSLDQPGGTLDLTLIRARLQEKLSPPYSSPQEFAQDVGRMFKQFNKLTEDKADVQSIIGLQRFFETRMNEAFGDTKFSAVLVEPPPLSLPGAGLSAQDLSSGPGDGP